A stretch of DNA from Bos taurus isolate L1 Dominette 01449 registration number 42190680 breed Hereford chromosome 25, ARS-UCD2.0, whole genome shotgun sequence:
gtggggtcgctagagtcagacacgactgagcgagttcactttcacttttcactttcatgcattgcagagggaaatggcaacccactccagtgttcttgcctggagaatcccagggacgggggagcctggtgggctgccgtctatggggtcgcacagagtcagacacgactgaagtgacttagcagcagcagcagtttctcttTTAGGATAAATTCCCAGTAAGGGAAGTGTTTGGTCAGAGTCCATATACTGTAAAATGTGGTTACTGGATAGTACTAGAGAAGGTTGGGTCATTTTATCCCCCTACCCAACAGAGAGGCCTTTCCCCCCTCATCCTCACCACCAGGCATCATAAGTGTTTTGAGTTTCCATTCTGACAGGTGAAAAATGGTACCTCCTTGTTCCATTTTTTGTCTCCTTGGGTATCAGTGCTCTTGGACTTTTTATGTtgatcaattttcttttctttctttctttttaattatttatttggctgtgctgagccttATTTGTGGCGtgtaggatctagttccatgaccagggatcaaaccaaggctACCTGCATTGGAATgtagagtcttggccactggaccatcatGGACATCtgatcagctttcttttttatgactttttataCTTTTTGGTGAAGAAGAGGGGTCTTCTGCTTATCTGTTTTCAAGAGCTCTGTAAACAGAATTGACTCTTTGCCATGTACGTTATTCTCGCTTGGTTTATTCTCAACCATGGTCTGGTTTCCTCCTCTTCATTCAAGTCTCTCTTTCCTAGAACCCTCCAGGCCTGCCCGCCATTGTGGTCTGCTGGTTCGCGGGCTGCCTCCGTGGGAGCAAGCTTGTTGTCGACTGGCACAACTACGGCTACTCCATTATGGGTCTGGTGCACGGCCCCAGCCACCCCCTCGTTCTGCTGGCCAAGTGGTGAGGGTCTGGAAGGAGGGTGCAGACACTGACTCCAAACTGCAGTGGGAATAAGGGCCAGTGCAGAGACATGGGGAAGCTGGTCCCCTGTGTGCCCTGTAGGGGTGAGGGCAAGGCTGGGTGTTGGCATGATGCTCGTGACCAGTGATAAAAACAGGCCTGAGCAAAGGAGGGCATTTGTTGGCCCATGAAACtgagaaatcttgagaaaggGCCAACTTTGAGCTCAGAAAGGGTGTCATCAGGACCTTTCTCTTCCCACACTTCCCTGTGGAGGTGTTTCTCAGGTCCTGGGAGCCCCTTGCTCTCATCTGCATCTCATCCGGCTCTGTGGAGAGAGCAAGCCTGACTCCTGCTCACCTGGTGTCCTCTGACCCCCACTGAGCCTGGGGCACTTCAATACCCTGTTGTCTCAGGCTTGGGACGAGTGCTCAGCTAGAGAGCTGGGGTCCCTGGTGCACGCAGACCAGATCCCCAGATGCAAAGTGGGGGCCGCTGTTGGCAGCTGGGGGTGTGGGCCACAGTCTGTGAGCTGTGAGCtggggggagggaagaagggccTCGGGAGCAGGCTCTGCTTGCAGGAAGAAGCAATGCCATGTTCCTTTCTTTAACAAAtccacacttttatttatttacttttcaataAGTTTAAATCCTCCAAGGGTACAGTGTCACATGGATTCTGTGTCCAGTATTCTTAGCAGGAAGGTTGCTTCAGAATTTGGCAGAAACCATGCCACTCATGTTTCCATGAGCGTGATTTGTCTTTCCCCAGATTACTCTGGTTTGTGAGGTTCTCCGCCAGGCGTCACTTGTTCTTTGCTTTGTACACACAAGTACATCTCTTACCTGGATAGAATTCAGCTTCATCTCGAGGACATACACCCTCAGTTTTCGGGAGAGCTGTGTGCTCCCTCTGGATCTGTAGACCCCACTTACGGCCAGCACAAATGGCCTTGGACCACCACCGCCTGCCAGACATATTGGTCGTGTTAGAAGTCCTGTTCCCAGCAGGCTTGCACAGGGTCCAGGGTGTCTGAAAGAGCCAGTGCCGGGTTCTGAGCGCGAGTTATACCGCCTGCCTCGGTGTGGACTTGCAGCCTCGAGCCATCGGCCGGCTGCGGCCTTTCCCCTGATGGGTCATTCGTGGGTAGTAGTCACTGCGGCTGTCAGCATGCACTGGCTGCACGGCTTCAGCCCAAGCCTTTCTCCCATCCAGACTCCACTGCCACCCAGTGAGGGCGTCCCGTGATTGCTCTCCTTTTACAAACCAGGAAACTGGGGCTGGGGGCCCATACGTCACGTGCCACACAGCTGATAAGTGTGAGCGCCAACCTTCCATGCCCGGGATGGACTTTCTCTGGAGCTTTCTCTGCATCCTGAGTGAGGACAAGGCCTTGgttcacacacacattcaatAACCCTGTTCATTTCCAGTTCTTTTTCAGTTCTTCCGGTCGCCAGGGCTCATGTCTCAGTGTGGAACTAATCTCTTGATAATATCTTTCTAACAtttgatagggcttcccaggtggcgctagtggtaaagaacccgcctgccaatgcaggagacgtaagagacgtgggtttgatccctgggtcaggaatatcccctggaggagggcatggcaactcaccccagtattcttggctggagaatctccatggacagaggagcctggcgggctacagtccatagcattgtgaagagtcagacacaactgaagcgacttagcaccccgCACGCACAACATTTGCCCAGCTCCCTCTGTAACACAGTGGGAGTGAGCCTCAGCCCCACAGCCTTTGCAGGGAACAGGGCAATGTGGCTGAGATTTGATGATGAGGCCTTTAttgtatttctccttcattttatgGCAGGAGAGACTGGATTTTCCCTTCCCTAGTGATAATATGATTTCTCCCGAAAGTAATTGTGTTTAAGCTGAAAAGCAATCTGGTTTACAGAAAGGTGTGAAGGAAATATAGGTGGTAGAACTCAGTGCAAACACTGGGAAGGCACCTTGCCAGTGACCTGGTTTGAGAGACCCCAGCTGTGCAGCCTCTTCGATACCAGAAGGTGTCGAGTCCCATGCCGGTTGGTGGCGGGTGGTGGTGCTCGGCCCAGGGCTCCAGGTTGAACACTGATACTTCTCTTCAGGTATGAGAAGCTCTGCGGACGCCTGTCCCACCTGAACCTGTGTGTGACCAACGCGATGCGGGACGACCTGGCTGAGAACTGGGGCATCAAGTAGGGGTCCCTCCCAGCTGCTGTGTCGTGCTGGCAAGGCACTGGGAGTTCCTGGGGCTCCGGGGAGTGGTTGCTGGTTTGGGGGAGTGGAGCGGGCAGGAGGCTGGAGTTTTTTTTGCCAGCCAGCCAGGCGGTCCAGGCAGTTTTGGTGTTGAACCTTCTCTCTGTGCTTCTCCcaagtaattctttttttaattggactcTTTTAAACTGTGtatctgggttttttgttttgtctggTCACGCCATCTGGCaggtgggatgttagttccccaaccagggattgaactcaggacCCTTGCGTTGGAAGTGCAGAGCcctcaccactggactgccagggaagtccctctccaaGTCATTCTGAAGTTTACTGTTGAGACTTGGATCTCCAAGCACCCTTCTTCTGGATCCTCCtgggttttttcttctttaggcCTTTCTTTGCCCCTCCCTAGAGCCACCCCAACGATCTCATTGCAGAGCTGTGACTGTGTACGACAAGCCAGCATCATTCTTTAAAGAGACGCCCTTGGACCTGCAACATCAGCTCTTTGTGAAGCTGAGCCACACCTACCCTGTGTTCAGGGCCTGGTAAGTCTGCCGTCTTCAGCTTGCTTTCAGGTGCCTTGTTTCATGCTCGCTGCTGACTTGGGGATCCATCAGACCAGGGGTTGGCAACCTATGACTGCAGGCCtgctctctttatttttataagtaaagttttattggaatgcaGTGTGTGCGTTCATTTACATATCGTGCGTGGCTGGTTCCGCGCTACAAGAGCAGAGCTGAGCTCCGCAACAGAGACCATGTGGCCCCCAAAGCCTACAGGGCTTACTCCTTGGCCCTTTAGGGAGGTGTTTGCCCCGCACTAGGCTGTGGGTGTCCTTACCCTCCTGCCACGGTTCCTGACCCTGTGGCAGGGTCTGTGCACCTGTGTGTTCTCTGGGCACCTCCTGGGGGGTGAGGAGAGCCTCTGTGAGCGGCTCTCCGCACACCTGGTCTTTGTTCAGTAATCTGGGGGCTGTTAGAGGTGGTCACAGCATCCTCGTCTTAAGCCGACGGGGTGATTACAACAGTAAGCCCCCGAAGGCACGGCTGAGTCAGTCTTGTCTGCTGTTGTGGGTTCGGTGCCTGGCGACACATCAGTAATAGGGATGATGAGAGAAAGCGGGGGCAGGCCAGTGCCCAGGCCCCGGGTGCTTGGGCCACCTGGTGGCTCGGCTGTGGCTGCACCCCGGCCACTGCCTGCGAGCCTCGCCGGCAGGAGACAGCTGTTTCGGGGCCCCAGAGCCTGCTCTGTGGCAGCTCACGGGCTCTCTCCGCTCCTTCAGCTCAGAATCCTCAGACCCGGGCACGGAGAGGTCAGCCTTCACGGAGCGGGATGCCTTGAGTGGAGCGGTGACCCATCTTTGCGGGCGACCGGCCCTGTTGGTCAGCAGCACGAGCTGGACAGGTCTCAGGACCCTCCCGGGCACTTGGGGCTCCTACGAGTGTCAGTCCTGTGCCCCCACGTACTTGGGGCCCCGATGAGAAAGGGGAGCGCACGAGCTCGTGGGGGAAGCACGGGAAACCGACCCATGATACTCAGTTCTCTTTTCTTGTAGAGGACGAAGACTTCTCCATCTTGCTGGCAGCATTAGAAAGTAGGTGTGTGGCTGTGATCAGGAGCTGGGCTTGCCGGGGTGTCCTTAGCTGCGGGATGTTCACCCGGCCGCATGTGATGTCCTCGGCAGAATGTTCCAGGGCCACTGGGTGGGCCAGCCTGAGGACACAGGGTGGCAGTGGCGGGCCTGGGTCCCCATTTGGGTCAGTGAGTGACCCCCTGGCTTTGAAGCGTCCCCTCCAGGATTGTGTGGCTAGGAGCAGcaccctgccctccacccctcccATTAGCCCCTTACTTACCCGACTCCCTGATCTTGGTTATCacgtatttatttttttttaacgcaGAATTTGAACACTTGATCGACAGTGGAGAAAGCCTCCCTTCTCTGGTCTGTGTCATAACAGGTACCCACCCGGGAGCGTCCCTGTTCTGTATTAGATGGGTCACTAGAGGGGACAGAAGGCCCTCCCCACGTCAGGCCTGTGATGTTTGCTGTCTCGTTGATTGTCAGCCTAACTCTTTGATGCATGGTTCTCTCTGCCAGCTTAATGGAGGGGCAGGCTGAAGTTGACAGGGACTTCACGGCAGGGCACAGAGTCTAGATTTGAACCTCAGATAGGGCAACCTCAGAGATACAGTGGTTTTCAAgcctcttttcttaaaaaatggttttacttatttcttcctggctgcagtgggtctgcattgctgtgcaggcttttccctggttgcggggggtgggggccgCGCTCCAGTTACAGCGTGTGGGCTTCCCATTCTGGcagcttctctcgttgcagagcacgggctctggggcctGTGGGCTTCGGTAGCTGCAGCGTGCGGGCTGAGTAGTTCTGGCCCCCGGGGCCCTAGGGCacaagctcagtagctgtggcacaccgGCTTAGTAGCTGTGCAGCACGTGGgagcttcctggaccagggatctaacctacgtctcctgtgttggcaggcagattcttgagagccaccaggaaaaccctctttctttttaaatgagagTCCACTGTCCAGTGTAAAACTGTTTCCTagtggagagagagaagcagaggaggTTTGGTTGGAggaggagggccctgggccagcagCCCTGCTTTGGACACTGctctcctcctggcccccagACTCCCAGGGGTGGCAGGGGCCCACCACTCAGGCTGTGCTGCCTGGGGGTCCTGGGCAGGgcgccagggaagcctgtgtgagAAGCTGTCTCGGAGGGCACGCTGGTGACTGGCCAGAGTTTATCCTAGACACGTTCCCAGCCTGAGGTTCCCTGGGCACAGGTTGCTGGGGGAAGGGCTGTGGTGTTTGCCGTCAGGGTGCACACCCCCCTGGGCGGGTGTTTCTGGAGGGCGCCTGGCTGGGGCCTGATGGGAGCTGCTGAGTGTGGGCCTGCTGCTCATGCCCtcgcaggggcttcccaggctaGGGGGCGTGGGCCGGGGCGGAGGGGTGCCCAGTGGGTGACTGAGTTTCCCCTGCCAGGCAAAGGACCTCTGAAGGACTATTACAGCCGCCTCATCTGTCAGAAGGGCTTCCGGCACATCCAGGTCTGCACCCCGTGGCTGGAAGCTGAGGACTATCCCTTGCTTCTGGGTGAGAGTGTCTGGTGGGAGGCCTGCGGGAGGAGGGAGGGCTTTACAGGGGAATACCCAAGGGCAGCGGGCCTCCCAGGGGCTccttggtaaagaacccgcctgctagtgcaggagacagaggttcgatccctgatccgggaagatcccctagagaaggaaacggcaacccgcatcagtattcctgcctgggaaatgccatgggcatttccagaggagcctggcgggctgcagtccgtggggtcacagaagagacccaatttagcaactaaatagcagcAAATAATCCAGGGCAGGGGATGGTTTTTCTGAAAAGGGCCAGATGGTAAACGTTTTACCAGCTTCTTTTGCATATTCCCTGTTGTTATAACTCTTTAAAGATTTAAAGCCATTCTCTGCTTaggcaacccccccccccccccccccacacacacacacacaggcctcaGGCTGGGATGGGTCCTGGCTGGACTCCTGGAGACAAGGCAGTTTCCCGGTGTGCCTGCTCCTCCCTGTCTGTTTGCCAAGGTCACGTCTGAGTGCTCTGGGGCTCCACGCCCTCCAGCTCAGTCCTGCTGTTCCCATGGGCAGAAGGGCTGGGCGGGGCTGGGTAGGGCCAAGTCAGGGCGGTGCGGAGACCAAGAGTTCAACAGTGCAGTCTGTTAGCCAGTGAGGACAGCCGCCTGGCTCTTGCCGTCTTGATCCCTCGGGGAGAGCTTGTTGGCTCAGTGCTGATCGATCTCAGCATCTAAATAATCCGTCTCAGGCGGGAAGTTCCTTTCTAGATAGGAGTTCCCAGGGCGCTGAGTGATATGAGGGTGCTTCCTTGGCTCTGTGTTCACAGTGACAGCTGGTTTTCTGTTGGGTCTGCTTTGGGTTCTTACTGTaattattgtgataaaatacaaacaaaaatatgcAATATGTGTTTTGTGGTCACCGCCACTGTGTCTcaccaaaacattttcattatcccGAGCAGAAGATCTGAACTCAGGAAGCAGTAATTGCTGCAGCTTCTTCTAAACTAAATTGTGGTTAAGGAGAAAAAGAGGGTCCGTTTATATAAAAACGTTGGTGATGGGCCGGGAGTTCTCAGAAAGGGCGGAGCAGCCAGGAGCAGCATGTGGGAAGCGCCCCTGTGTCCCTGCCTCAGGCCAGGGCACTCGGCCAGCTCCAGGCATCTGTACGCGGGGCTGGGGGTGTGATTagcccctttcctctcctccccgCCTGCCTCTGTCCACGGTCCTGCGGGATGCGTGGTCACTGGGCGCACGGCCGGCGCTGACGGCCCCGTCACTCTCGTCCTCGCCCTGCAGGGTCTGCAGACCTGGGTGTCTGCCTGCACCGGTCCTCCAGCGGCCTGGACCTGCCCATGAAGGTGGTGGACATGTTCGGATGCTGCCTGCCAGTGTGTGCCGTGAAATTTCAGTGGTAGGAGTGAAAAATAATCCCACCGGGTTATATTCTCAAATCAGCAGCTGGGTGGGGGCGGTGTGGGGAGCCAGCATGGTTAGCGTTGCCTGGGAAACCTCCTGGGAGGGTGCCGCTTCTGATCTGTGCAGCTCGGCCACCCCTAGGGAACAGGAGCCCCTGTAGTCCCCGTGGGTGGGCTGTGGCCCTACCAAACGGGGTGGCTTCCACTTTGATGTTGAGGCAGGCggggaggagagtaaaaatgatGAATCAGATACTCTTCTTGGGGGCGTGTGCTCACGGCGTGGCATGGTGGCCAGGATTGCCCACCCGACTCAGGgatttctctctctgtcccttttGTCTCAGCTCACGTAGTTGGGTTCGAGTCAGTTGGATGTGTCTATTTCTGTCTCCGCTCTTCTTGGAAAAGATGGGCAGGAGAGGTCAGTGTTAGAAGAGGTTTAGGTGCAGTGGCCCCACCATGAGCGGAGGGGCCAGCTTCTAAATGGGAAAGCCAGCATGTTAGACTCTAGGTTCACATCCTTTTGGGATCAGCTCCTGATCAGTTTTGAGCCTGCCTCCAGCGTGGTTGCCCTTTACCTGATTTCTCTGCtgtagaattaagaaaaaaaaacccagaactcACCAAGAAGAGCGCACACAGCACAAAAAGTCCGAATGCCCCTTCACTGCCTCTCCTTCCCCAAATCAGTTTGAATTCCTAACACGTGTCCTTCCAGGTCGTTTTTCAGTTCAGATGCTGAGTCTAAGGACAGGCTCCCTAAAGGGAAGGACAGACTAACTGTTCCTGACTCCCACCTTAGCCCGCGGGTGGGGTGGGTTCTGTTCTCTTCCCGGGAGCTCTCATACCCTCCGCCATTCTCTCTACAGCTTACACGAGCTTGTGAAACACGAGGAGAACGGGCTGGTCTTCGAGGACTCGGAGGAGCTGGCAGTTCAGCTACAGGTGGCGTTGTCTGTCCGCCCCACACCAGGGCTCGTGGGGTTTCGGTGATTTGTTGTTCCTGCAGCTGGGCGGGTGGGCCTGGGCTGGGTCTGCTGAAGGAGTAGCAGTCTCAGAGGCTGGGCCCCAGAGGGCCTGGGGAATCAGGGCTTGCCCCGCCTGCCATCTGGGTTTACGGAGCTCATACCACACAGGTGATGCTAGAGCTGAGTGGACCATGTGCCATTTAAGGGGTACTGGatcagaggaggaagagggaggcaCGAGGGGCGCTTCCTGGACCAGCCTTGCAAGATGGGTGGGCGTATTCAAAGGGTACTTCTTTCTTACTACAAATTACAAAAAGTAATACGTCGTCGTTCTTGACAATTGAGCCCAAAGGCAAGAAACTTTGGAAAGGCCCAGAAAGAATTTTAGACTTTGCCATAGTCTCTTGTCAAAATATCTCAACTCTGTTGTAATGTGAAAGCATCTAGTCTGTGAATGAAGGCGTATGGCCacgttccagtaaaactttatttacaaagacaAGTGGAGGGCCACAGGTGTCCCACAGGCTGGCATTTGCAGACACCTTAGTTTAGCCAGGTTGGCGAGAACACAGGCATTGCCTGGATCTTAGCAGATGGACAGGAGGGTGCtggggagatggcaagagggtGGTACTCCTGGCgggagcagagcctggcaggagcaggggtgggggctgcCACAGGTCACAGTATGTGGATGGTGTGGATGTGAACACTGACGCTTGGCTGTGCTGTCAGGTCGGAACCCCAGGGGGTGGAGTGGGCTGGGGCCAGAGGGCTCCCCTGCGTCCGATGAAGTGGGGGCTTGCTGGGTCGGCAGTGGGGGTCAGAGATGATGAGAAGGGTTATCAGCCAGGCCTGGTGGGGAAGCTGGGCCAGAGTGGGAGTTTCGCTGGAGACCCTAGGACGTGGGTGGTTCTGCACGTGTTGGGGAGTAGGGAGGGTTTCAGTGGGATAACGGGGTTGGAGGGGGGTGATGTCTGGCACCTGGGTTTGGGGTGCGGCTGGGAAGGGGGAGGCGGGGCAGctcagggggtggggggacatgGGGTGGGAAATGGGAAGCGGTGATGAGGTAAGTTCTCATCTCTTCTAGACTCTTTTCTCAAAGTTTCCTGATCCTGCTGGCAAACTGTACCAGTTCCGCGAGAGCCTCCGGGAGTCAGAGCAGCTCCGCTGGGATGAGAGCTGGGAGCGGACGGTGCTCCCTTTGATCTCGGACACGTGACCCCTCGGGCCAGTGAGGTGTCCCGTGCGGGACGCCTTGGATGCCCACCCCCTCgcctttccccttcctcctcagGAGCACCCCCCTCCTGTCCTCGCGGCTGGCGCTGCTGGCGGGATGCCGTGGGGCGGTGCCGCCTGGTGGATGGCCACTGGAAAGACAGCAGTGGGCGCTGCCTGGAGAATGAGGCTACTGTTGGTAATCAGGGGTTGGTGGCCCAGGAAGCTGGCTCAGCCTCCTACCTTCTTTGGAGGCTCTgaattccttcttcttttctatcTTCTGTGAGTGTTTCCCCCCTCAGTTTGTGAGGAGGGAAGTAACTTTCCTGTTACTTGCTTGCAGCATCTTCAAGATCCCGGTTTTGTCTCCCGCTGCATTTGCCCAGGCGTGTCCCTAATATTTTGATTCCTGCCTTGAAAACAGGCACCGCaggtcctcccccaccccccccggtCCCCCAACAGGGGACCTTAGGATGCATCCCACTGCAGCATGGCTCTGAGGGACGTGTGTCCAGGTTGGGGAAAACACACTTGGTATATGTTTTTATCTGCACAAATGAAATCCTGTCTGAGCCAAAAATTTCACTTCTGACTTAACGGTGGTTTGCTTAAGAAATAAGCCAGCTGGCAGAGAGAGGGTACCCACACACTCGAGCAGTTTATATTTTGTTAGAACACTTTACGGTTCCGGATTCAGAATTTAACATCCTTTGAACATTCAAGTCCAGTGGAAGTTTTATCAGACTCTTTCCAGGACAATGATTTGATTTTCAGGTTGTCCTTCAGAACCATCTGTAAAAACTACAGCGTTAGTTTCAGAATCGCCATCTCCGAGTGCTCTTCGTAGGGAAACAGTTTCTGGTCATGACAAGGCACCTCTTCCCACGGGATCCCAGCCTGGCCTGGAAACAGAACAGACGCATCTCAGGGTGCTGGGGTTTGGGGGCGGGACGCCACCCTATCAGGGTGGGGCTTTGGGACAGACACCCAGAACCAGCCTCCAGGGTGGGACCAGGAATCCCCTTGGTAAGCAGCTCACAGCAGCCAGCTTTCCTGCATCTGCACACTGGGCTGTGTGTGTCCCTCAGAGGTCATGGCCCTGTCGGTTCCCCGTCGCTCTCTGCCTCTGGGCTCCACCCTCTCACCGGGCACAGCTCAGTAGGAGCCGAGGTCTGAACCCACGTCTGCCTGACTGCTCAGCCTGGTGCCTTCAGAGGCTGGGCCTGTGTCAGAGGGGATTACGTCTTCTCTGTAAGCACAGATGTCTGACAAGTCCCTGGCAAGGGTGGTTTTGTCATCAGTTTTTTATGAATGAAAAATcagtatttataaaaatgaaatagtagACATACTGTGTAAGTTTCATGATCCTGCTGTCCAAGTATAACATGTTAATAATGTTAATTAGCTTGTATGAAATTTCCCCGTGTGTATTactgtgattatttttaaaaataaaaatgggctGTATATGCtgcatgtgtgagtgtgagttactcagttgtgtccgactctct
This window harbors:
- the ALG1 gene encoding chitobiosyldiphosphodolichol beta-mannosyltransferase precursor → MAASVVALLALSLFLPPLLLVAWKHWRWGRTARHVIVVVLGDVGRSPRMQYHALSLAKSGFSVTLLGFCNSKPHDELLQSDKIQIVGLTDLQRLAVGPHVLQYGVKVVFQAVHLLWKLMCTEPAAYIFLQNPPGLPAIVVCWFAGCLRGSKLVVDWHNYGYSIMGLVHGPSHPLVLLAKWYEKLCGRLSHLNLCVTNAMRDDLAENWGIKAVTVYDKPASFFKETPLDLQHQLFVKLSHTYPVFRACSESSDPGTERSAFTERDALSGAVTHLCGRPALLVSSTSWTEDEDFSILLAALEKFEHLIDSGESLPSLVCVITGKGPLKDYYSRLICQKGFRHIQVCTPWLEAEDYPLLLGSADLGVCLHRSSSGLDLPMKVVDMFGCCLPVCAVKFQCLHELVKHEENGLVFEDSEELAVQLQTLFSKFPDPAGKLYQFRESLRESEQLRWDESWERTVLPLISDT
- the ALG1 gene encoding chitobiosyldiphosphodolichol beta-mannosyltransferase isoform X1, yielding MNSVHSLILPNSKPHDELLQSDKIQIVGLTDLQRLAVGPHVLQYGVKVVFQAVHLLWKLMCTEPAAYIFLQNPPGLPAIVVCWFAGCLRGSKLVVDWHNYGYSIMGLVHGPSHPLVLLAKWYEKLCGRLSHLNLCVTNAMRDDLAENWGIKAVTVYDKPASFFKETPLDLQHQLFVKLSHTYPVFRACSESSDPGTERSAFTERDALSGAVTHLCGRPALLVSSTSWTEDEDFSILLAALEKFEHLIDSGESLPSLVCVITGKGPLKDYYSRLICQKGFRHIQVCTPWLEAEDYPLLLGSADLGVCLHRSSSGLDLPMKVVDMFGCCLPVCAVKFQCLHELVKHEENGLVFEDSEELAVQLQTLFSKFPDPAGKLYQFRESLRESEQLRWDESWERTVLPLISDT